In Lactobacillus sp. PV012, one genomic interval encodes:
- a CDS encoding IS1182 family transposase has product MYQNYITGQTTLTLNLDFSIPNNHLAQLISDFVDTIPNEVMLDDDMTKTGRPGYHPAMMLKILLFAYSRRVFSGRKIERMLEENLPMMVIAQGQHISYHTINNFRSSEHANGLIKKSFIYFTHLLQEQGLLREGSLFIDGTKIEADANKYTFVWKKAIEKYHTKLKEDALKLYEDLVQEKVTKAITEEEAMTSKGMTMMAKEVNKEIEQLDQEIKAERTVIPGGSTKKRRRRRLKKYLHKLNKDYVPRAMKYEKAKQILGKRNSFSKTDHDATFMHMKEDHMKNGQLKPGYNIQAATSNQYVIDFALYHNPTDFRTLEPFLGQMKARELLDKFNNIVADAGYGSEYNYSMLEDKYKDKKYFIPYTLYEKEQTRKYKNDPKKLSNWYYNEKDDYYIDWQGVRFNFKGYRKRKNKITGLISDLKIYEADEFQLSEEQTRLAKTKSGRQRQVQYNPSWQYFKEKAKETLQSEEGKHIYSMRKTDVEPIFGHMKSVFGMRRAHLRGKKNVETDIGLMFLMMNLSKFWNARLLNGAVLTKKSKNSIFRNLTLNF; this is encoded by the coding sequence ATGTATCAAAATTATATCACAGGGCAAACTACTTTGACACTCAACTTGGATTTTTCTATCCCTAATAATCATTTAGCCCAGCTGATCAGTGATTTCGTTGATACTATTCCTAATGAGGTCATGTTAGATGATGACATGACAAAGACTGGTAGACCAGGCTATCATCCAGCTATGATGTTAAAAATTCTGCTCTTTGCATACTCCAGACGTGTTTTCTCTGGTAGAAAGATTGAGAGGATGTTAGAAGAAAATCTACCAATGATGGTGATTGCTCAAGGTCAACACATCTCCTATCACACGATCAATAATTTTAGATCTAGTGAGCATGCTAATGGCTTGATCAAAAAGAGTTTCATCTACTTCACTCATCTTTTACAAGAACAAGGACTACTTAGAGAAGGCTCTTTGTTTATCGATGGCACTAAGATCGAAGCTGATGCCAACAAGTATACTTTTGTTTGGAAGAAAGCTATCGAAAAATATCATACTAAACTGAAAGAAGATGCTCTCAAGCTTTATGAAGATTTGGTTCAAGAAAAAGTAACTAAAGCTATCACTGAAGAAGAAGCCATGACCAGTAAAGGTATGACAATGATGGCTAAAGAAGTCAATAAAGAAATTGAGCAACTTGATCAAGAAATAAAAGCTGAACGCACAGTCATTCCCGGTGGTTCAACTAAAAAACGGAGAAGACGTAGACTAAAGAAGTATTTACATAAATTAAATAAAGATTACGTTCCACGAGCAATGAAATATGAAAAAGCCAAACAAATCTTAGGTAAACGTAACAGCTTTTCTAAAACTGACCATGACGCAACCTTTATGCACATGAAAGAAGATCATATGAAAAATGGTCAGCTTAAACCAGGCTATAATATTCAAGCAGCTACCAGTAATCAGTATGTTATTGATTTTGCTTTATACCATAATCCAACAGATTTTAGAACGCTTGAACCTTTCTTGGGACAGATGAAAGCTAGAGAGTTATTGGATAAATTTAACAATATAGTTGCCGATGCCGGTTATGGTAGCGAGTATAACTATTCAATGCTTGAGGACAAGTACAAAGATAAAAAGTATTTTATTCCATACACCTTGTATGAAAAGGAACAGACACGCAAGTATAAGAATGATCCCAAAAAATTAAGTAACTGGTACTACAATGAAAAAGACGATTACTATATCGACTGGCAAGGTGTTCGCTTTAATTTTAAAGGATATCGTAAGCGTAAAAATAAAATTACAGGGCTAATATCCGATCTTAAGATCTACGAAGCAGATGAGTTCCAACTAAGTGAAGAACAAACTCGATTAGCTAAAACCAAGAGTGGTCGTCAACGGCAAGTTCAATACAATCCAAGCTGGCAATATTTTAAAGAAAAAGCAAAAGAAACTCTTCAAAGTGAGGAAGGCAAACACATCTATAGCATGAGAAAGACAGATGTCGAGCCAATTTTTGGACACATGAAGAGTGTATTTGGCATGCGCAGGGCACACCTAAGGGGTAAAAAGAATGTAGAAACAGATATTGGATTGATGTTTCTGATGATGAACTTAAGTAAATTCTGGAACGCAAGACTCTTAAACGGGGCTGTTTTAACAAAAAAGAGTAAGAATTCTATTTTTAGAAATCTTACTCTTAATTTTTAG